A genomic segment from Streptomyces sp. NBC_01233 encodes:
- a CDS encoding AfsA-related hotdog domain-containing protein yields MTVDNGTTSPPTIHGHATAGTQHLIHRPPTRAYYALDAPSLGEEHFTLVGATPVTHPLFNDGPGYFHDLQIATETVREIGEFVGHRYFGVPDDRPGLFYRFTLDFTDLSAWRTDAGAAGPVPLATHITARPANVVAEVPRGLDFHLQVTIDGRPCATGAAGLVFLMPKLYRKHVEHSRQALQAAPELDDAPDGPLHPVDSAEAGRYAPENIVISEPTDVSRGRLSTWLLSTRVSPVFTGEDGQYSGLHLMEALRQTSLLASGRAHGLNPARSTLGACQVHFRGPAERDLPLRCVAVAGPLGRDDEGRPTVPVTLTLTQRRRAVAEARTSVVQDY; encoded by the coding sequence ATGACAGTCGACAACGGCACGACCTCGCCCCCCACCATCCATGGACACGCGACCGCGGGCACCCAGCACCTGATCCACCGTCCGCCCACGCGGGCGTACTACGCCCTGGACGCTCCCAGCCTGGGGGAGGAGCACTTCACCCTCGTCGGCGCGACTCCCGTCACCCACCCGCTCTTCAACGACGGCCCGGGGTACTTCCACGACCTGCAGATCGCCACCGAGACGGTGCGCGAGATCGGCGAGTTCGTCGGGCACCGCTACTTCGGCGTGCCAGACGACCGGCCCGGCCTCTTCTACCGCTTCACCCTCGACTTCACCGACCTCTCCGCCTGGCGCACGGACGCGGGCGCCGCCGGCCCCGTTCCCCTGGCGACCCACATCACGGCCCGCCCGGCGAACGTGGTGGCCGAGGTGCCGCGCGGGCTCGACTTCCACCTCCAGGTCACCATCGACGGCCGCCCGTGCGCGACGGGCGCCGCCGGCCTGGTCTTCCTCATGCCGAAGCTGTACCGCAAGCACGTGGAGCACTCCCGGCAGGCCCTGCAGGCCGCGCCCGAGCTCGACGACGCCCCGGACGGCCCGCTGCATCCGGTCGACTCCGCCGAGGCAGGGCGCTACGCCCCCGAGAACATCGTGATCAGCGAACCGACCGACGTCTCGCGCGGCCGGCTCAGCACCTGGCTGCTCTCCACCCGGGTCAGCCCCGTGTTCACCGGCGAGGACGGCCAGTACTCCGGTCTGCACCTGATGGAGGCGCTGCGCCAGACTTCGCTGCTCGCCTCGGGCCGCGCGCACGGACTCAACCCCGCGCGCAGCACGCTGGGCGCCTGCCAGGTGCACTTCCGCGGACCGGCGGAGCGCGATCTGCCGCTGCGCTGCGTGGCGGTGGCCGGGCCGCTGGGGCGGGACGACGAGGGGCGGCCGACCGTTCCCGTCACGCTCACCCTGACGCAGCGCCGCCGGGCCGTCGCCGAGGCCCGCACCTCCGTGGTGCAGGACTACTGA
- a CDS encoding AMP-binding protein — MGLTGTAAPGTADARPGRTPARPLDLVPPAEVADRFRAAGWWRPQTFLDDLYRTAARAPERPAIVSERAHRPAGLRRVTLTYAQLAQYVDRFAGALTSLGVSPGDPVAFQLPDWWETAALTLACLRVGAVAVPVLPTVRAHGLHRILDGTRARICVVPDVWEGFAHAQALADLAGRLPWLRHRVVLGDAAATGAVDFGAYFQRTAHERTEAGLRSRPRGGRADRPALLISVMGLRDAYTSVLHSPNTLYANISAQSGPDGPGRRPGEVFLSTLPLTSLASLIYTVCWPLAVGGTGVYQDVWDPGRCLDLMAAAGVDQVYAEPAYLAELVTAQRRRPRETDRLRLVLSGGRTSTPAPLAAELREVFGVPVLSVWGAPELGMGALSGDTAQDGDGVRPLRGLEVSAADATSPLEVRGPSVCLATWHHGAPAPVATWEQADGWLGTGDLATPDRHGGIRVLARAGTRTGAIFMVPVAEVEEHLLAHPRVREAAVVAYTDPEHGELPCAVVVPTALDRPPGPAELREHLVSLGIAEAFLPTRLEIVGALPRDEGGRVRRGALRNWLARLRPGGPRPAPD, encoded by the coding sequence ATGGGCCTGACCGGCACCGCCGCACCCGGCACGGCGGACGCACGCCCGGGGCGGACGCCCGCCCGCCCGCTGGACCTGGTCCCACCCGCCGAGGTCGCGGACCGGTTCCGGGCCGCCGGATGGTGGCGCCCGCAGACCTTCCTCGACGACCTGTACCGTACGGCCGCCCGCGCGCCCGAGCGCCCCGCGATCGTCTCGGAGCGCGCCCACCGGCCCGCCGGCCTGCGCCGGGTCACCCTCACCTATGCCCAACTCGCCCAGTACGTCGACCGGTTCGCCGGCGCCCTGACCTCGCTCGGGGTCTCCCCGGGCGATCCGGTCGCCTTCCAGCTGCCCGACTGGTGGGAGACCGCGGCGCTCACCCTCGCCTGTCTGCGGGTCGGCGCGGTCGCCGTGCCTGTACTGCCGACGGTACGGGCCCACGGGCTGCACCGGATCCTGGACGGCACCCGGGCCCGGATCTGCGTGGTGCCCGACGTCTGGGAGGGCTTCGCGCACGCGCAGGCCCTGGCGGACCTCGCCGGGCGGCTGCCGTGGCTGCGCCACCGGGTCGTCCTGGGGGACGCCGCGGCGACCGGAGCGGTCGATTTCGGCGCGTACTTCCAGCGCACCGCCCACGAGCGCACCGAGGCGGGCCTGCGCAGCCGGCCGCGCGGCGGGCGGGCCGACCGGCCCGCGCTGCTGATCAGCGTCATGGGACTGCGGGACGCGTACACCTCGGTGCTGCACTCCCCCAACACCCTGTACGCCAACATCTCGGCCCAGAGCGGGCCCGACGGACCGGGGCGGCGGCCGGGCGAGGTCTTCCTGAGCACGCTGCCGCTCACCTCGCTGGCCTCGCTGATCTACACCGTGTGCTGGCCGCTGGCGGTCGGCGGGACGGGGGTCTACCAGGACGTGTGGGATCCGGGCCGGTGCCTGGACCTGATGGCCGCGGCCGGGGTGGACCAGGTCTACGCGGAGCCGGCCTACCTGGCCGAGTTGGTCACCGCGCAGCGCCGGCGCCCCCGGGAGACGGACCGGTTGCGGCTGGTGCTGTCGGGGGGCCGCACCAGCACCCCGGCGCCGCTCGCCGCCGAACTCCGCGAGGTGTTCGGCGTACCGGTGCTCTCCGTGTGGGGGGCGCCCGAACTCGGCATGGGTGCGCTCTCCGGGGACACCGCGCAGGACGGTGACGGCGTCCGCCCGCTGCGGGGCCTGGAGGTGTCGGCCGCGGACGCGACGTCGCCCCTGGAGGTGCGCGGCCCGTCGGTCTGCCTCGCCACCTGGCACCACGGCGCTCCGGCGCCGGTGGCCACCTGGGAGCAGGCGGACGGCTGGCTCGGCACGGGGGACCTGGCGACGCCCGACCGGCACGGCGGGATACGGGTCCTGGCCCGGGCCGGCACGCGGACCGGCGCCATCTTCATGGTTCCGGTCGCCGAGGTGGAGGAGCATCTGCTGGCCCACCCCCGGGTGCGGGAGGCGGCGGTCGTCGCCTACACCGATCCCGAGCACGGGGAGCTGCCCTGTGCCGTCGTGGTCCCGACCGCCCTGGACCGGCCGCCGGGGCCGGCAGAACTGCGCGAGCACCTCGTCTCCCTGGGCATCGCGGAGGCCTTCCTGCCCACGCGGCTGGAGATCGTCGGCGCGCTGCCGCGCGACGAGGGCGGGCGGGTCCGCCGCGGCGCCCTGCGGAACTGGCTGGCCCGGCTCCGTCCGGGCGGCCCCCGCCCGGCCCCGGACTGA
- a CDS encoding MFS transporter: protein MAATGSARTPRAVPDRAEPAGAPKAPTQPAPPSPSGPPGRAPAPPTARLRFGYASGSLVTGTFTTLPGLLLLPYLTDTLGVGAALAGAIVFVPKAWDALLNPLVGRASDRTRTRWGARRPYVLGGGLAMALAFALTFAGPLPGTAGAWFTAAGYLLTATAFAFFQVPYVAMPAELADRDEDRMRLVGGRVAVIGVAALVTGAAAPALVDAGGGGLAGHRWVGVFGAVVIALGALWVFAGTSGGGRGGRVLENEPSLRRQFAAARGNPSFTALLRCVVVQSVATGVLLAGAPYFADHVLHDSAGVGPMVAAFVAPNLLTLPLWSRLRGRRGHAFASALFAAGCLLFLAAPVLPPVAVLATMALAGTGHAGQLLFLYAMLPECIADDTARTERRQAGVLSGLFTTGEGLGVALGPFLYGLVLQLSGYVSSGTGRAAEQSATAELGMLAGFALLPALATAGAVVLLRGYGRTGRRPY from the coding sequence ATGGCCGCCACAGGCTCCGCGCGCACCCCCCGCGCCGTACCGGACCGTGCGGAGCCGGCGGGAGCACCGAAGGCACCGACGCAACCGGCGCCACCGAGCCCGTCGGGACCGCCGGGCCGGGCGCCGGCCCCTCCGACCGCCCGGCTCCGGTTCGGCTACGCCTCGGGATCGCTCGTCACCGGTACCTTCACCACGCTCCCCGGCCTGCTCCTGCTCCCGTACCTCACCGACACCCTGGGCGTGGGCGCCGCGCTCGCCGGCGCGATCGTCTTCGTCCCCAAGGCGTGGGACGCGCTGCTCAACCCTCTGGTCGGGCGGGCCAGCGACCGCACCCGCACCCGCTGGGGCGCCCGCCGCCCGTACGTCCTGGGCGGTGGCCTCGCGATGGCCCTGGCCTTCGCGCTGACCTTCGCGGGCCCGCTGCCGGGCACTGCCGGCGCCTGGTTCACCGCGGCCGGCTACCTGCTCACCGCCACCGCGTTCGCCTTCTTCCAAGTGCCGTACGTCGCCATGCCCGCCGAGCTCGCCGACCGCGACGAGGACCGGATGCGGCTGGTGGGCGGCCGGGTCGCCGTCATCGGGGTGGCGGCCCTCGTCACCGGCGCCGCCGCTCCCGCCCTCGTCGACGCCGGTGGCGGCGGCCTCGCCGGGCACCGCTGGGTCGGCGTGTTCGGCGCGGTGGTCATCGCCCTGGGCGCGCTCTGGGTCTTCGCCGGCACCTCCGGCGGCGGCCGGGGCGGCCGGGTCCTGGAGAACGAGCCCAGCCTGCGCCGCCAGTTCGCGGCCGCCCGCGGCAACCCCTCCTTCACGGCACTGCTGCGGTGCGTGGTCGTCCAGTCCGTCGCGACCGGCGTCCTCCTCGCGGGCGCGCCGTACTTCGCCGACCACGTGCTGCACGACTCCGCCGGGGTCGGCCCCATGGTGGCCGCGTTCGTCGCCCCCAACCTGCTGACCCTCCCGCTCTGGTCGCGGCTGCGCGGCCGCCGCGGTCACGCCTTCGCCTCCGCGCTCTTCGCCGCCGGCTGCCTGCTCTTCCTCGCGGCGCCGGTGCTGCCCCCGGTGGCGGTGCTCGCCACCATGGCGCTCGCGGGCACCGGCCACGCGGGCCAACTGCTCTTCCTGTACGCGATGCTGCCGGAGTGCATCGCCGATGACACCGCCCGCACCGAGCGCCGCCAAGCGGGGGTCCTGTCCGGCCTGTTCACCACCGGCGAGGGGCTCGGCGTCGCCCTCGGCCCCTTCCTCTACGGCCTCGTGCTCCAGCTCTCCGGCTACGTCTCCTCCGGCACCGGGCGCGCCGCCGAGCAGAGCGCGACCGCCGAACTGGGCATGCTGGCCGGCTTCGCCCTCCTTCCGGCCCTGGCCACCGCGGGCGCCGTCGTCCTGCTGCGCGGATACGGACGCACGGGCCGCCGCCCCTACTGA
- a CDS encoding ATP-binding protein: MNERQAPGVGGTTAMSLGPVTELVGRELEATALRERLRDPSVRLVTVTGRAGVGKSRLALEVVREIGGEFARVSVLDPAAGRAELPEFPGPPEAPEPPGLPGLPGRMLVVLDGCDHEARPAAAAAVEALAGDPRVVVLATAVEPLGMYGEQLLPLAPLPVPGPPRGRSGGAADPHEVQEAASVALFVRRARDADPSFALTEENAGAVAEICTLLGGLPLAVELAARRLRLFPPHLLPARLRGRTTILSGGPANAPERHRSLAALAEWSCRGLEDGVRALLGRLSVYEPGFGLSAAGLSAEAAVETLLDRGLLAVVGEEQGELRLAVPEPVRSHCRAELAGSGREGAALDAHAERYRLLVTTALPGLRGTEQERLLGELAAEGANVSSALRRLRERGDSETAAALVLGCRLPWLAQGRLREGLEWCDDTAEAGGAALLEAVRARLADMSGVFALALGDPQEAVRRHRHALALGKSVGDRRQNALASARLGAALLRAGDPAGARAVLVTALNALESMGVTGGAAEAAGSLAAVLRAEGDRRKAQELLDRSVEAFRRIRDGRGLAGTLRTAAALALEGDEPDRADRALRESLRLYGAFGERTELPGALEEFSLLLLRTAPAQRPRTVRLLAAADTLRGETGAEVPDEWRSAAERARTELSARLGWTDFAVAWAEGIRMTVPAAVAEALSAPAPSRRAAAGAAPEAQSLTPRQVQVALLVSKGMTNRQIAAKLDISEWTVVNHVRHVMRRLGCSSRVQVAGAVGRWA, translated from the coding sequence ATGAACGAGAGGCAGGCCCCCGGCGTAGGGGGAACCACGGCGATGTCCCTCGGTCCGGTGACGGAGCTCGTGGGACGCGAGCTCGAAGCCACCGCGCTGCGGGAGCGGCTGCGGGACCCGTCGGTGCGGCTGGTGACGGTGACGGGGCGGGCCGGTGTGGGCAAGAGCCGGCTGGCCTTGGAGGTCGTACGGGAGATCGGCGGGGAGTTCGCCCGTGTGTCGGTCCTGGACCCCGCGGCCGGCCGCGCGGAGCTTCCGGAGTTCCCCGGGCCGCCCGAGGCGCCGGAGCCGCCCGGCCTGCCCGGCCTGCCCGGCCGGATGCTGGTGGTGCTCGACGGCTGCGACCACGAGGCGCGCCCGGCCGCCGCCGCGGCCGTGGAGGCCCTCGCCGGTGATCCGCGCGTGGTGGTGCTGGCCACCGCCGTGGAGCCGCTCGGCATGTACGGGGAGCAGCTGCTGCCGCTGGCTCCGCTGCCCGTGCCGGGGCCGCCGCGCGGGCGGTCCGGCGGCGCCGCCGATCCGCACGAGGTGCAGGAGGCGGCCTCGGTCGCGCTGTTCGTACGCCGGGCCCGGGACGCCGACCCCTCCTTCGCGCTCACCGAGGAGAACGCCGGGGCCGTCGCCGAGATCTGCACCCTGCTCGGCGGCCTGCCGCTGGCCGTCGAACTCGCGGCGCGGCGGCTGCGGTTGTTCCCCCCGCACCTGTTGCCGGCGCGCCTGCGAGGCCGTACGACCATCCTGTCGGGCGGCCCGGCGAACGCGCCCGAGCGGCACCGCTCGCTCGCCGCGCTCGCCGAGTGGAGCTGCCGCGGCCTGGAGGACGGCGTCCGTGCCCTGCTGGGCCGGCTCTCGGTGTACGAGCCCGGCTTCGGCCTGTCGGCGGCCGGGCTGTCGGCCGAGGCGGCCGTCGAGACCCTGCTGGACCGCGGGCTGCTCGCCGTCGTGGGCGAGGAGCAGGGGGAGCTGCGGCTGGCCGTGCCCGAGCCCGTACGGTCCCACTGCCGGGCCGAGTTGGCGGGTTCGGGCCGTGAGGGTGCGGCGCTGGACGCCCACGCGGAGCGCTACCGGCTGCTGGTGACCACCGCACTGCCGGGTCTACGGGGAACCGAACAGGAGCGACTGCTCGGGGAGTTGGCGGCCGAGGGTGCGAACGTGAGCAGCGCCCTGCGGCGGCTGCGCGAGCGCGGCGACAGCGAGACGGCGGCCGCCCTGGTGCTCGGCTGCCGCCTCCCGTGGCTGGCGCAGGGGCGGTTGCGGGAGGGACTGGAGTGGTGCGACGACACCGCCGAGGCGGGCGGGGCGGCACTGCTGGAGGCCGTACGGGCCCGGCTCGCCGACATGTCCGGCGTCTTCGCGCTCGCCCTCGGCGATCCGCAGGAGGCCGTCCGCCGCCACCGGCACGCACTGGCCCTGGGCAAGTCCGTCGGCGACCGCCGGCAGAACGCGCTCGCCTCCGCCCGGCTCGGCGCGGCCCTGCTGCGGGCCGGTGATCCGGCGGGCGCGCGGGCCGTCCTGGTGACCGCCCTCAACGCGCTGGAGTCGATGGGCGTGACCGGGGGCGCGGCCGAGGCGGCGGGCTCGCTCGCGGCCGTCCTGCGCGCCGAGGGGGACCGGCGCAAGGCACAGGAGCTGCTGGACCGCTCCGTGGAGGCGTTCCGGCGGATCCGCGACGGGCGGGGGCTCGCGGGCACCCTGCGGACCGCGGCCGCGCTCGCCCTGGAAGGCGACGAGCCGGACCGGGCCGACCGGGCGCTGCGGGAGAGCCTGCGGCTGTACGGGGCCTTCGGCGAGCGGACCGAACTGCCGGGGGCTCTGGAGGAGTTCTCCCTGCTGCTGCTCCGCACCGCACCCGCCCAGCGGCCCCGGACGGTACGGCTGCTGGCGGCGGCCGACACCCTGCGCGGCGAGACGGGGGCGGAGGTGCCCGACGAGTGGCGGTCCGCGGCCGAGCGGGCCCGTACGGAACTGAGCGCCCGCCTCGGCTGGACCGACTTCGCCGTGGCCTGGGCGGAGGGCATCCGGATGACCGTGCCCGCGGCGGTGGCGGAGGCCCTTTCGGCGCCCGCGCCCTCGCGGCGCGCCGCGGCCGGGGCGGCCCCCGAGGCGCAGTCGCTCACCCCGCGGCAGGTCCAGGTGGCCCTGCTGGTCTCCAAAGGCATGACGAATCGTCAGATAGCAGCCAAGCTGGACATCTCCGAGTGGACCGTCGTCAACCACGTCCGCCACGTGATGCGCCGCCTCGGGTGCAGTTCGCGCGTGCAGGTCGCCGGGGCGGTGGGCCGATGGGCCTGA
- a CDS encoding AIR synthase-related protein, translating into MTYTQGWDAAQVGFGPGVRALIEEELLPDRTVIVRTGTYVVDPPFFGNGDIGRVAVCGAVNELAVTGAEPRHIALGIVLEAGLPLELVHRLTASVRSAAAEAGVTIAAVDTQVVRAGEADRVFVTATAFGVPVPGAPALDLDSVRPGDRILVTGLLGSHAAHLVSLRDGLGYEHHVPSDCAPLGGLLRAAGADIRHARTVVAGGLAEVLRQCAAGRGLTLRVEEAALPVRYEARVALGARGLAPLDAACAGCLCLFVPPEHTAGVLAALRAHPYGRQAAVVGEVTADPVGDVEFLAADGRLHTRTVPAGSVPERLL; encoded by the coding sequence GTGACGTACACACAGGGGTGGGACGCGGCCCAAGTCGGTTTCGGTCCGGGGGTACGGGCCCTGATCGAGGAAGAGCTCCTCCCGGACCGTACCGTCATCGTCCGGACCGGCACGTACGTCGTCGACCCGCCCTTCTTCGGCAACGGCGACATCGGGCGGGTCGCCGTCTGCGGAGCCGTCAACGAACTGGCCGTCACCGGCGCCGAACCCCGGCACATCGCCCTCGGCATCGTGCTGGAGGCCGGACTGCCGCTGGAGCTGGTGCACAGGCTGACCGCTTCGGTGCGCTCCGCCGCCGCCGAGGCCGGCGTCACGATCGCGGCCGTCGACACCCAGGTCGTCCGCGCGGGAGAGGCCGACCGGGTCTTCGTCACCGCGACCGCCTTCGGGGTGCCGGTCCCCGGCGCACCGGCCCTGGACCTCGACTCGGTCCGGCCGGGCGACCGCATCCTGGTGACCGGGCTGCTGGGCAGCCACGCCGCCCACCTGGTCTCGCTGCGCGACGGCCTCGGGTACGAGCACCACGTGCCCAGCGACTGCGCCCCGCTCGGCGGCTTGTTGCGGGCGGCGGGCGCCGACATCCGCCACGCCCGCACCGTGGTCGCGGGAGGCCTGGCGGAGGTACTGCGCCAGTGCGCCGCGGGCCGCGGCCTGACGCTGCGCGTCGAGGAGGCCGCCCTGCCCGTACGGTACGAGGCCCGGGTGGCCCTCGGGGCGCGCGGCCTGGCCCCTCTGGACGCGGCCTGCGCGGGCTGCCTCTGTCTGTTCGTCCCGCCGGAGCACACCGCCGGGGTCCTGGCGGCGCTGCGCGCCCACCCCTACGGCCGTCAGGCCGCCGTCGTCGGAGAGGTCACGGCCGACCCGGTGGGCGACGTGGAGTTCCTGGCCGCCGACGGCCGCCTCCACACGCGCACCGTCCCGGCCGGCTCCGTCCCCGAACGCCTCCTCTGA
- a CDS encoding AfsR/SARP family transcriptional regulator — translation MRFGILGPLEVTGGTGPADTGQVTSYAPQAAKLRVVLGTLLVRANEVVSVESLIDELWPDAPPRTATTTLQVYVSHLRKTLQSADPENGREALVTRRPGYLLRVGADAVDGTAFEELYRRGHQALQAGDFATAADLQRRALALWRGPVLSDTPHGPVLEGAAVRLAEARTTALDERIRAELHLGLHRELVAELQELVAEHRMHEEFHTHLMVALYRCGRQAEALRVFALLRATLVEELGIEPGPASSRLQRRILEGDPALSRSGAGTRARTVTATGPETGTGPETGTRDAGGTPAGTEGAYGERAAGEGTGGGAGAGVSVGGPSAALAALLPAADPCFTARTDELTELERMLRSAPAGGCVAVTGMPGAGKTALAVEAAHRVADAFPDGRIFLDLRDVAGPPAEGAQALERLLHRSGGPGGPADDPSAAPRVLLILDGVTSETQVRPLLPVLRGAVVLLTARRVPAGLPGLRSVVLGPWRPEEAGRLAGLFTGRAGTRAVTRGGAPVLDPGPGPDPGTVAEIAELCGRLPLAVRTAAAQLAARPHWTAATLADRLRDEGGRLDALRTGDVDVRARLLEAYAACPEDQRRAFRLLSLLPPGRFGAREAAAALDVAGPQAAAALEALADERLVAVDRDGWHLPELLRLLAVERLALEEQPGAARAGAERVCRAYAVAAAEPGHVPDQRARGLVRLARSAYDAGLWELAVQLTDALAGGSVQDEGEAAYALALDAAERCGDRSAQARMLRSLGDLAWQYRRVERAHELFSGALALARAADDEEEAARALVGLAELRLDAGESAEAAALLEPALAALSAPGRTRGRYEASRARALLALAQEGPETARAWFGECLELAGALRDHRLELYALRSLRALSTPSGPGAGSGHGPAAARAVEIRPGLWRIHPAGVRT, via the coding sequence ATGCGCTTCGGGATTCTGGGCCCGCTTGAGGTCACCGGCGGTACGGGCCCCGCGGACACCGGCCAGGTGACGTCGTACGCCCCGCAGGCCGCCAAACTGCGGGTCGTCCTCGGCACGTTGCTGGTCCGGGCGAACGAGGTCGTGTCGGTGGAGAGCCTCATCGACGAGCTCTGGCCGGACGCGCCGCCGCGCACCGCGACGACGACGCTCCAGGTGTACGTCTCCCACCTGCGCAAGACCCTGCAGAGCGCCGACCCGGAGAACGGCCGGGAGGCGCTGGTCACCCGTCGGCCGGGCTACCTGCTGCGGGTCGGTGCGGACGCGGTCGACGGCACGGCCTTCGAGGAGCTGTACCGGCGCGGCCACCAGGCCCTGCAGGCGGGCGACTTCGCCACCGCGGCCGATCTGCAGCGGCGGGCGCTCGCGCTGTGGCGGGGGCCGGTGCTGTCGGACACCCCGCACGGTCCCGTGCTGGAGGGCGCTGCCGTGCGCCTGGCGGAAGCGCGCACCACCGCGCTCGACGAGCGCATCCGGGCCGAGCTCCACCTCGGGCTGCACCGTGAACTGGTCGCCGAACTCCAGGAGCTGGTCGCCGAGCACCGCATGCACGAGGAGTTCCACACCCATCTGATGGTGGCGCTGTACCGGTGCGGCCGACAGGCCGAGGCCCTGCGGGTGTTCGCTCTGCTGCGCGCGACCCTCGTCGAGGAGCTGGGGATCGAGCCGGGTCCGGCGTCGAGCCGGCTCCAGCGGCGCATCCTGGAGGGCGACCCGGCGCTGTCGAGGTCCGGAGCCGGGACCAGGGCCAGGACGGTGACCGCGACGGGGCCGGAGACCGGGACGGGGCCGGAGACCGGGACGCGGGACGCGGGCGGGACGCCGGCCGGGACCGAAGGCGCGTACGGCGAGCGGGCGGCGGGCGAGGGCACCGGCGGGGGCGCCGGTGCCGGGGTGTCCGTGGGCGGCCCGTCCGCGGCGCTCGCGGCGCTGCTGCCCGCCGCCGATCCCTGTTTCACCGCCCGGACGGACGAACTCACCGAACTGGAGCGGATGCTGCGCAGCGCCCCGGCGGGCGGCTGCGTCGCCGTGACGGGCATGCCCGGCGCCGGAAAGACCGCCCTCGCCGTCGAGGCCGCGCACCGGGTGGCGGACGCCTTCCCCGACGGGCGGATCTTCCTGGACCTGCGGGACGTGGCCGGTCCGCCGGCGGAGGGGGCGCAGGCCCTGGAGCGGCTGCTGCACCGGTCCGGCGGGCCCGGCGGACCGGCGGACGACCCCTCGGCGGCCCCCCGCGTGCTGCTGATCCTGGACGGCGTCACCTCCGAGACCCAGGTGCGGCCCCTGCTGCCCGTGCTGCGGGGCGCCGTGGTGCTGCTCACCGCGCGCCGCGTGCCCGCCGGGCTCCCCGGGCTGCGGTCCGTGGTGCTCGGACCGTGGCGTCCCGAGGAGGCCGGGCGGCTCGCCGGCCTGTTCACCGGACGTGCCGGGACCCGCGCGGTGACGCGCGGCGGCGCTCCCGTCCTCGATCCGGGCCCGGGACCCGATCCGGGCACGGTCGCCGAGATCGCCGAACTGTGCGGGCGGCTGCCGCTCGCCGTACGGACCGCCGCCGCGCAGCTCGCGGCCCGGCCGCACTGGACGGCCGCCACCCTGGCGGACCGGCTGCGGGACGAGGGCGGCCGCCTGGACGCACTGCGGACCGGCGACGTGGACGTACGGGCCCGCCTCCTGGAGGCGTACGCGGCGTGCCCCGAGGACCAGCGGCGGGCCTTCCGGCTGCTGTCCCTGCTGCCGCCCGGCCGGTTCGGCGCCCGGGAGGCCGCGGCCGCCCTGGACGTGGCCGGGCCGCAGGCCGCGGCCGCTCTGGAGGCCCTGGCCGACGAGCGGCTGGTCGCGGTGGACCGGGACGGCTGGCACCTCCCGGAGCTGCTGCGGCTGCTGGCGGTGGAGCGGCTGGCCCTGGAGGAGCAGCCCGGGGCGGCGCGTGCGGGGGCCGAGCGCGTGTGCCGGGCGTACGCGGTCGCCGCCGCGGAGCCCGGTCACGTACCGGACCAGCGGGCGCGCGGGCTCGTACGCCTGGCCAGGAGCGCGTACGACGCCGGGCTGTGGGAGCTGGCCGTCCAGCTGACGGACGCCCTGGCCGGCGGGTCGGTGCAGGACGAGGGCGAGGCCGCCTACGCGCTGGCCCTGGACGCCGCCGAGCGGTGCGGGGACCGGTCGGCCCAGGCGCGGATGCTGCGCTCGCTCGGCGATCTCGCCTGGCAGTACCGGCGCGTGGAGCGGGCCCACGAGCTGTTCTCCGGGGCGCTGGCGCTCGCCCGGGCGGCGGACGACGAGGAGGAGGCGGCGCGCGCCCTGGTGGGGCTGGCCGAACTGCGGCTGGACGCAGGGGAGTCGGCGGAGGCCGCCGCCCTGCTCGAGCCCGCCCTCGCCGCCCTGTCGGCGCCCGGCCGCACGCGGGGCCGGTACGAGGCGAGCCGGGCACGGGCGCTGCTGGCGCTGGCGCAGGAGGGGCCGGAGACCGCGCGGGCCTGGTTCGGCGAGTGCCTGGAACTGGCGGGCGCGCTGCGCGACCACCGGCTGGAGCTGTACGCGCTGCGCTCGCTGCGCGCCCTGAGCACCCCGTCCGGCCCGGGCGCCGGGTCCGGCCACGGTCCCGCGGCGGCGCGCGCCGTGGAGATCCGTCCGGGGCTCTGGCGGATCCATCCGGCCGGTGTCCGCACATGA
- a CDS encoding acyltransferase, whose amino-acid sequence MSVRIQPSSQVDESAELGEGTTIWDLAQIREEARLGRGCIVGRGAYVGPGVRIGDHVKLQNYALVYEPAELGDGVFIGPAAVLTNDFYPRAVEPDGRLKRDGDWEPAGVVVAEGASLGARSVCVAGVRVGRWALVAAGAVVSKDVPDFALVAGVPARRIGWVGRAGVRLVERAGEPGVWECPRTGALHDEEDGTLLERT is encoded by the coding sequence GTGAGTGTCCGCATTCAACCCTCCTCCCAGGTCGACGAGAGCGCCGAGCTCGGTGAGGGGACCACGATCTGGGATCTGGCGCAGATACGGGAGGAGGCCCGGCTCGGGCGCGGATGCATCGTGGGGCGCGGGGCGTACGTCGGGCCCGGCGTGCGGATCGGGGACCACGTGAAGCTCCAGAACTACGCGCTCGTATACGAGCCGGCCGAGCTCGGCGACGGGGTGTTCATCGGTCCGGCGGCCGTCCTCACCAACGACTTCTACCCGCGCGCGGTCGAACCCGACGGCCGGCTCAAGCGCGACGGCGACTGGGAGCCCGCCGGAGTCGTGGTCGCCGAGGGCGCCTCGCTGGGGGCCCGCTCGGTGTGCGTGGCCGGGGTACGGGTCGGACGCTGGGCACTGGTCGCTGCCGGCGCGGTCGTGTCGAAGGACGTACCGGACTTCGCGCTCGTGGCGGGCGTGCCGGCGCGGCGGATCGGCTGGGTGGGCCGGGCCGGCGTCCGTCTGGTCGAGCGCGCGGGCGAGCCCGGCGTATGGGAGTGCCCGCGCACCGGTGCGCTGCACGACGAGGAGGACGGCACGCTCCTCGAGCGAACCTGA